One window from the genome of Prosthecobacter vanneervenii encodes:
- a CDS encoding c-type cytochrome encodes MKYTLIPLLLTAAASFAQMADQATPADKVKIAKGFKVELLYSVPKEQEGSWVSMTQDDKGRMICSDQYGALYRITPPALNGSPRETKVEKLAVDFGHCQGLLYHAGALYGVVNDEAYQGRGLYRCKDTNGDDQFDTVEQLRSFPGKAGEHGPHGVIASQDGKSLYVMCGNQTPEPSCETSRVPRHWAEDQLYPMLLGRGFMRDVLAPGGWMAKTDLDGKKWELVNTGTRNTYDIAMNHKGDIFGFDADMEWDTGMPWYRPTRVCFMQSGGEFGWRTCSKKWPVRWEDSLPPVVDIGPGSPTGVAFGYGAKFPAKYQEALYICDWSYGKMYAVHLSPNGGGYTGVAEEFMSASPLPLTDIEVSKKDGAMYVSVGGRKVQSGLYRVTYTGNDSLTPAVQPEEKPLVRSGLEAFHGTQDPKAVEAAWPHLASSDRSLRFAARIALEHQPIATWKDKALGESNPRAALTALMALARSSGGDKALQQPILAALNKIDFKALKGLDRVTLIRDYMLAFTRMGEPDAATKEALVKHLSPLFPTNDPALNRDLCEVLVYLGDSSIVAKAEPLVNGSPTQEEQIDYARILRFAKAGWTKELRADYFNWFLRAANYKGGASFDLFIGEIKTNALSTMSEEEKLAIKDVLDAKPEAKAPTFTAKPMQFVKAWTLEELSKSLGVGLEGNRNFANGRNMFGAATCFACHRFNNEGGAVGPDLTSVAGKYSPRDLLEHILNPSKEISDQYGSTVFTLQDGSTVVGRIANMKENTMMVCTNMMDPNNFTNVDARKVVKTEESKISMMPMGLLFMLKEDDILDLLAYLLSKGNPEDPMFAK; translated from the coding sequence ATGAAATACACTCTCATTCCTCTGCTGCTCACTGCGGCCGCGTCATTCGCCCAGATGGCTGACCAGGCCACACCGGCGGACAAGGTTAAAATAGCGAAAGGCTTCAAGGTGGAGCTTCTCTACTCCGTGCCCAAGGAGCAGGAAGGCTCCTGGGTATCCATGACGCAGGATGACAAAGGCCGCATGATTTGCAGCGATCAGTATGGCGCGCTCTACCGCATCACTCCGCCGGCGCTGAATGGCAGCCCTAGGGAAACCAAGGTGGAAAAGCTGGCCGTGGATTTCGGGCACTGCCAGGGGCTGCTCTACCATGCGGGAGCGCTTTACGGTGTGGTGAATGACGAAGCCTATCAGGGCCGCGGCCTCTACCGCTGCAAGGACACGAATGGGGATGACCAGTTTGACACGGTGGAGCAGCTTCGCTCCTTCCCCGGTAAAGCCGGCGAGCATGGCCCTCATGGCGTGATTGCCTCCCAAGACGGCAAGAGCCTCTATGTGATGTGTGGCAACCAGACGCCTGAACCAAGCTGCGAGACGAGCAGGGTGCCGCGCCACTGGGCTGAAGACCAGCTTTACCCCATGTTGCTCGGCCGTGGCTTTATGCGTGATGTGCTGGCTCCCGGCGGCTGGATGGCCAAGACGGATCTCGATGGCAAGAAGTGGGAGCTGGTGAACACAGGCACCCGCAACACCTACGACATCGCCATGAATCATAAGGGCGACATCTTTGGCTTTGATGCGGACATGGAGTGGGACACCGGCATGCCTTGGTACCGCCCCACCCGTGTGTGCTTCATGCAGAGCGGTGGCGAATTCGGCTGGCGCACCTGCAGCAAGAAATGGCCCGTACGCTGGGAGGACAGCCTGCCGCCTGTGGTGGATATCGGCCCAGGCTCGCCCACGGGTGTGGCGTTTGGCTATGGAGCCAAGTTTCCCGCCAAGTATCAGGAGGCGCTTTACATCTGCGACTGGAGCTATGGCAAAATGTATGCCGTGCATCTTTCACCCAACGGCGGTGGTTATACTGGAGTTGCCGAGGAGTTTATGAGCGCCTCGCCGCTGCCGCTGACGGACATCGAAGTCTCGAAAAAGGACGGGGCCATGTATGTGAGTGTGGGCGGTCGCAAGGTGCAGTCCGGACTCTACCGCGTGACTTATACGGGTAATGACTCCTTGACCCCTGCAGTGCAGCCTGAAGAAAAGCCGCTGGTCCGCTCCGGACTCGAAGCATTTCACGGCACACAAGATCCCAAAGCTGTTGAGGCTGCCTGGCCGCATCTTGCCTCTTCAGACCGCAGTCTTCGTTTCGCAGCCCGCATCGCGCTGGAGCATCAGCCAATCGCCACGTGGAAAGACAAGGCGCTGGGCGAATCCAATCCGCGTGCTGCTCTGACGGCGCTCATGGCATTGGCGCGCAGCAGTGGTGGAGACAAGGCGCTGCAGCAGCCCATCCTGGCCGCGCTCAACAAGATCGACTTCAAAGCGCTGAAGGGCCTCGACCGTGTGACATTGATCCGTGATTACATGCTGGCCTTTACCCGCATGGGCGAGCCGGATGCAGCGACGAAGGAGGCTCTGGTCAAGCACCTGAGCCCGCTCTTTCCCACCAATGATCCTGCCCTGAACCGTGATCTCTGCGAGGTGCTCGTCTATCTGGGAGACTCCAGCATCGTGGCCAAAGCCGAGCCGCTGGTGAATGGCTCTCCCACCCAAGAGGAGCAGATCGACTACGCACGTATCCTTCGCTTTGCCAAAGCTGGCTGGACGAAGGAGCTGCGAGCCGACTACTTCAACTGGTTCCTGCGTGCGGCGAACTATAAAGGTGGTGCCTCATTTGACCTCTTCATTGGCGAGATCAAGACCAATGCCCTCTCCACGATGTCTGAGGAGGAAAAGCTGGCCATCAAGGATGTGCTGGATGCCAAGCCGGAGGCCAAGGCTCCGACCTTTACGGCCAAGCCGATGCAGTTCGTGAAAGCCTGGACGCTGGAGGAGCTGAGCAAGTCGCTCGGCGTCGGGCTGGAGGGCAACCGCAACTTTGCCAACGGCCGCAACATGTTTGGGGCTGCCACCTGCTTTGCCTGCCATCGCTTCAACAATGAAGGAGGTGCCGTGGGGCCGGACCTGACCAGTGTGGCCGGCAAGTACAGCCCGCGCGATCTGCTGGAGCATATCCTCAACCCGAGCAAGGAGATCAGCGACCAGTACGGCAGCACAGTCTTCACTTTGCAGGATGGAAGCACGGTGGTGGGCCGAATCGCCAACATGAAGGAAAACACCATGATGGTTTGCACCAACATGATGGACCCCAACAACTTTACCAATGTCGATGCCCGCAAGGTGGTGAAAACGGAGGAGAGCAAGATCAGCATGATGCCCATGGGGCTTCTCTTCATGCTCAAGGAAGATGATATCCTCGATCTGCTGGCTTATCTTCTCAGCAAGGGCAATCCTGAGGATCCCATGTTTGCCAAGTAA
- a CDS encoding Gfo/Idh/MocA family protein has product MEPTIKIALVGAGMFGGDVHARAYADLQRFGIAGQLARVGLDKYSRELAGVKFDLVAVATRSEKSARKAAAAFKDITGHEPQAFHGDEPWNDILAAFPDLDVMAVATPDHLHTQPILAALARGVHVLTEKPMCLSIQESDEIIEAAKAKNLIVAVDMHKRYDPDHLRIRDDIQNRIGAPLYGTAYLEEPLEVSTSTFKWVESSDPFSYVGPHWTDLIWSYYKSKPVSLTAVGQKKRLVRDGINAFDAVQVRVDFDNGMSINFHNNWVTPADFEGPVNQGHEIVGADGKVESDQQYRGFRWWNQGGGSRTSNNHFTREVLRPDGSKGYIGYGVDSLTVGLVAICRVKFAKESRDAVAELYPTAEEARITCAIVDAAARVRDLNWKYMQEGKGATVTARFGKDGITVIDPNSSEVFQSIYDKAL; this is encoded by the coding sequence ATGGAACCCACCATCAAGATCGCCCTTGTCGGCGCCGGCATGTTCGGCGGAGATGTGCACGCACGTGCTTACGCAGACCTTCAGCGCTTTGGCATCGCCGGCCAGCTCGCCCGCGTGGGACTGGACAAATACTCCCGCGAACTCGCCGGAGTGAAGTTTGACCTCGTGGCTGTGGCCACCCGCAGCGAGAAATCCGCCCGCAAAGCCGCCGCCGCCTTCAAGGATATCACCGGACACGAGCCACAGGCATTCCACGGCGATGAACCTTGGAACGACATCCTGGCCGCCTTCCCCGATCTGGATGTGATGGCTGTGGCCACGCCTGACCACTTGCACACCCAGCCCATCCTCGCCGCCCTGGCCAGAGGCGTACACGTGCTGACGGAGAAGCCCATGTGCCTCTCCATTCAGGAGTCCGACGAGATCATCGAGGCAGCCAAGGCCAAAAACCTGATCGTGGCCGTGGACATGCACAAGCGCTACGACCCGGACCACCTGCGCATCCGTGATGACATTCAGAACCGCATCGGCGCACCGCTCTACGGCACCGCCTATCTTGAAGAGCCGCTCGAGGTCAGCACCAGCACCTTCAAGTGGGTGGAAAGCAGCGACCCCTTCAGCTATGTGGGCCCGCATTGGACGGACCTCATCTGGAGCTACTACAAGAGCAAGCCCGTCTCCCTCACCGCCGTGGGTCAGAAAAAGCGTCTGGTACGCGACGGCATCAACGCCTTCGACGCCGTTCAGGTGCGCGTGGACTTCGACAACGGCATGTCTATCAACTTCCACAACAACTGGGTGACGCCCGCCGACTTTGAAGGCCCGGTCAATCAGGGCCACGAGATCGTAGGCGCAGACGGCAAGGTGGAAAGCGACCAGCAGTACCGTGGATTCCGCTGGTGGAATCAAGGCGGCGGCTCCCGCACCAGCAACAACCACTTTACCCGCGAAGTACTCCGCCCGGACGGCAGCAAAGGCTACATCGGATATGGTGTGGATAGTCTCACAGTCGGCCTGGTCGCTATCTGCCGGGTCAAGTTTGCCAAGGAATCGCGGGATGCTGTGGCGGAGCTCTATCCTACCGCTGAAGAAGCTCGAATTACCTGTGCCATTGTGGATGCAGCAGCCCGTGTAAGGGACCTGAACTGGAAATACATGCAGGAGGGCAAAGGCGCCACAGTCACAGCACGTTTCGGGAAAGACGGCATCACTGTTATTGATCCTAACTCATCTGAAGTCTTCCAAAGTATCTATGACAAAGCACTCTAA
- a CDS encoding PEP-CTERM sorting domain-containing protein has product MKKFLFLVSSALVFAASSHAATINWGAQNTVGLADASGAALAQGSLVRLGYFTITDSAISTAVASGNMSTLTSSWVSVADTTVGTGTGVAGSFTLTSTPSLSGASLGHQIYLWALNAATVGSATQQAIFYEPSTTNSSWNFPGTNLTSTSIDIEQAKASLGGTYLAGSFQTSNAALTALFSAPTGAVQLQSISVAPEPSRMFLIFAGAGAFLIRRRRL; this is encoded by the coding sequence ATGAAAAAGTTTCTATTTTTAGTTAGTAGCGCACTAGTCTTCGCGGCTAGTTCGCATGCAGCGACAATTAACTGGGGGGCCCAGAACACCGTAGGTTTGGCAGATGCAAGTGGTGCAGCTCTAGCGCAAGGCAGTCTTGTTCGCCTTGGATACTTCACAATCACGGATTCGGCAATCTCAACCGCTGTAGCTTCAGGTAACATGAGCACACTGACTTCTTCATGGGTTTCCGTTGCTGACACCACAGTAGGCACTGGAACTGGGGTTGCAGGTTCATTCACTCTCACCTCCACTCCAAGTTTGTCTGGAGCTAGTTTGGGTCACCAGATTTATCTTTGGGCGCTAAACGCAGCAACTGTAGGCTCTGCAACGCAGCAGGCTATTTTTTACGAACCCTCAACAACAAATTCCAGCTGGAATTTTCCAGGCACAAATCTTACAAGCACATCGATAGATATTGAACAAGCCAAGGCCTCTCTGGGAGGAACATATTTGGCCGGCAGCTTCCAAACAAGTAATGCAGCACTCACCGCTCTTTTCAGTGCTCCAACAGGCGCTGTTCAGCTCCAGTCTATCTCAGTCGCTCCTGAACCTTCACGCATGTTTCTCATCTTCGCTGGTGCAGGAGCTTTCCTGATTCGTCGTAGAAGGCTCTAA
- a CDS encoding TIGR02597 family protein, with the protein MKKLHISLLALSLAAGALQAQVSTDPVGFTTISVAGNGGSGQPAYTFATLGMYNAVAYQSTTSSVGGSSTLVDASATWADNAYNGASGQITHYVEITSGTGAGTTYDIIGTTAATQSLTLSQPLLAGISAGATYRIRPHWTIAGVFGATNQNGLTGGTSTTADQVLVWNSSTQGYTTYYYKTAGLGGTGWRSFNSTSTDASGTVLYPDDGFIIVRNQSNATSITITGSVKTGQSVIPVPSGYTLLGNVYATSMTLASSGLYTGNSSTGVAGGTSTTADQILIWNPGASGYDTYYYKTSGLGGTGWRSFSSASADASSTPIPAGAAIFVNRIGGSGTGFNWVAPQHPASFN; encoded by the coding sequence ATGAAGAAGCTTCACATTTCCCTACTCGCCCTTTCACTCGCGGCAGGAGCACTGCAGGCACAGGTATCGACAGATCCTGTCGGATTCACAACCATTAGCGTAGCTGGCAATGGCGGCTCTGGGCAGCCCGCATACACGTTTGCAACTTTGGGAATGTATAACGCGGTGGCTTATCAGTCCACAACCTCATCTGTGGGAGGATCTTCAACTCTCGTTGATGCAAGCGCCACTTGGGCAGACAATGCTTACAACGGAGCAAGTGGCCAAATCACGCACTACGTAGAAATCACCTCTGGCACCGGTGCAGGAACCACCTACGACATCATTGGCACAACTGCCGCCACTCAGTCCCTGACATTGAGCCAGCCTCTGCTTGCTGGGATATCAGCCGGTGCGACGTATAGAATCCGCCCACATTGGACTATCGCAGGTGTTTTCGGTGCTACCAATCAGAATGGACTCACCGGAGGCACTTCCACCACGGCAGACCAAGTGCTTGTTTGGAACTCATCCACTCAAGGCTACACAACTTATTACTACAAGACAGCAGGCTTAGGCGGAACAGGCTGGAGGTCATTCAATTCCACATCTACCGATGCCAGTGGCACTGTTCTCTACCCAGATGACGGTTTCATTATTGTTCGCAATCAATCCAACGCAACATCGATCACAATTACTGGATCTGTCAAAACAGGTCAGAGCGTTATTCCTGTGCCTTCAGGTTACACCCTCCTCGGAAATGTTTACGCAACTTCAATGACCTTGGCTAGCTCAGGATTGTACACTGGCAACTCATCAACCGGAGTCGCTGGCGGCACATCCACTACAGCAGATCAAATCCTGATTTGGAACCCAGGTGCCTCTGGCTACGACACATACTACTATAAGACATCTGGCTTGGGTGGCACCGGATGGCGCTCGTTCTCTTCCGCATCCGCAGACGCTAGCTCTACTCCCATTCCTGCGGGGGCGGCAATTTTTGTGAATCGCATTGGTGGCAGCGGCACTGGATTCAACTGGGTCGCCCCGCAACATCCAGCAAGTTTCAACTGA
- the rplQ gene encoding 50S ribosomal protein L17 — translation MKHGRKIVKLQRKQDHRDALLMNLTCSLIEHRRIRTTLAKAKALRPYAEKLVTLGKRGTLHARRTALSSLRHKDMVKKLFEEIAVASKDRVGGYTRITKLGQRRTDSAPMAYIEWVDAYAPKAAEAPAPEAAAEPAPAEEAAAPAKKKAPAKKKAASKKKEAAAE, via the coding sequence ATGAAACACGGAAGAAAAATCGTCAAACTTCAGCGCAAGCAGGACCACCGCGACGCGCTGCTCATGAATCTCACCTGCTCCCTCATCGAGCATCGCCGCATCCGCACCACGCTCGCCAAGGCCAAGGCTCTCCGCCCCTACGCGGAGAAGCTCGTCACCCTCGGCAAGCGCGGCACCCTGCATGCCCGCCGCACCGCCCTCTCCTCACTGCGTCACAAAGACATGGTGAAGAAGCTCTTCGAAGAGATCGCCGTGGCCTCCAAGGACCGCGTCGGTGGCTACACCCGCATCACCAAGCTCGGCCAGCGCCGCACCGACTCCGCCCCGATGGCCTACATCGAGTGGGTGGACGCCTACGCGCCCAAGGCTGCCGAAGCCCCCGCCCCTGAAGCCGCCGCCGAACCCGCTCCTGCGGAAGAAGCTGCCGCTCCGGCCAAGAAAAAGGCCCCTGCCAAAAAGAAGGCCGCCTCCAAGAAAAAGGAAGCCGCCGCTGAATAA
- a CDS encoding DNA-directed RNA polymerase subunit alpha, translated as MSVRLARFEMPNRLVKNEATATETYAQFSAEPFDKGYGHTIGNSLRRVLLSSLEGAAITSVKIRGAEHEFTTLPGVLEDVVQIILNLKKVRFKHHSDAKEPRLLSILVEKEGPVTAGDIKDDNHYEVINKDLVICTLDRKTKFECEFEVRVGRGFSTWEENKRPDTPIGVIPIDSIYSPVTRVKYAVENTRVGQNTDYDKLVLDIWTDGRITPQDALLQSAAILRHHLDVFVNYDDKAIEFEAAPEAQSEENSELRKLLNMSVNEIELSVRAANCLNNANITSVGQLAMKTEGEMLRYRNFGKKSLTEIKEKLAELGLSLGMKFDPALLEATPGGVSLLARSSMISDDDEEADSLDFSKLVDSHLPDADDEDE; from the coding sequence ATGTCAGTACGTCTTGCCCGATTCGAGATGCCCAACCGCCTGGTGAAAAACGAGGCCACGGCTACCGAAACCTACGCCCAGTTCAGTGCCGAGCCCTTCGACAAAGGCTACGGTCACACCATTGGCAACTCCCTCCGCCGCGTGCTCCTCTCCTCCCTGGAAGGCGCCGCCATCACCTCCGTGAAAATCCGCGGTGCTGAGCACGAATTCACCACCCTTCCGGGTGTCCTCGAAGACGTGGTCCAGATCATCCTGAACCTCAAGAAGGTCCGCTTCAAGCACCACAGCGATGCCAAGGAGCCCCGCCTACTCTCCATCCTGGTGGAAAAAGAAGGCCCCGTGACCGCCGGAGACATCAAGGACGACAACCACTACGAAGTCATCAACAAGGACCTCGTGATCTGCACCCTCGACCGCAAGACCAAGTTTGAGTGCGAATTTGAAGTTCGCGTCGGTCGCGGCTTCTCCACCTGGGAAGAAAACAAGCGCCCCGACACCCCCATCGGCGTCATCCCGATCGACTCCATCTACAGCCCTGTCACCCGCGTGAAGTACGCTGTGGAAAACACCCGTGTGGGCCAGAACACCGACTACGACAAGCTGGTGCTCGACATCTGGACGGACGGACGCATCACACCGCAGGATGCCCTCCTGCAGTCTGCCGCCATCCTGCGCCACCACCTGGACGTGTTCGTCAACTACGACGACAAGGCCATCGAGTTCGAAGCTGCGCCGGAAGCCCAGAGCGAGGAAAACAGCGAGTTGCGCAAGCTCCTGAACATGAGCGTCAACGAGATCGAACTCTCTGTCCGCGCCGCCAACTGCCTGAACAACGCCAACATCACGAGCGTGGGCCAGCTGGCCATGAAGACCGAGGGCGAAATGCTCCGCTACCGCAACTTCGGCAAGAAGTCCCTCACCGAGATCAAGGAAAAGCTCGCCGAGCTGGGCCTGTCTCTCGGCATGAAGTTCGACCCTGCGCTGCTTGAGGCCACCCCTGGCGGTGTCTCCCTCCTGGCCCGCAGCAGCATGATCAGCGACGACGATGAAGAAGCCGATTCCCTCGACTTCAGCAAGCTGGTGGACAGCCACCTGCCCGACGCCGACGACGAAGACGAGTAA